The Oncorhynchus tshawytscha isolate Ot180627B linkage group LG12, Otsh_v2.0, whole genome shotgun sequence genome includes a window with the following:
- the LOC112263271 gene encoding N-alpha-acetyltransferase 35, NatC auxiliary subunit isoform X1, protein MVMKSSVEDDDVGWGLGVPEKMRNNANWVDITHDFKEACKELNLGELLHDKFRFGLFEAMSAIEMMDPKMDAGMIGNQVNRKVLSFEQAVKDGSIRVRDLSLPELIGIMDTCFCCLITWLEGHSLAQTVFTCLYVHNPDLIEDPALKAFALGILKVCDIAREKVNKAAVFEEEDFQAMTYGFKMANNVTDLRVTGMLKDVEEELQRRVKSTRSRQGEQRNPGVELEHQQWIALFSRIKFTRLLLTALIAFTKKETSSVSEAQKLMQQAADLLPALHSSIEHGIQYQNDTTKGDQPIMMGFEPLVNQRLLPPTFPRYAKILKREEMVNYFSKLIDRIKTVCEVINTTNLHGILDFFCEFSEQSPCVLSRSLLQTTFLIDNKKVFGTQPMQDLIKDALRYFVSPPVLSSKCCLHNNHQAKDYIDSFVTHCSRPFCSLIQIHGHNRARQRDKLGHILEEFATLQDEAEKVDAALHSLLMKLEPQRQHLACLGTWILYHNLRIMIQYLLSGFELELYSMHEYYYIYWYLSEFLYAWLMSTLSRADSSQVAEERLLEEQQKGRSSKKTKKKKKGQGARPLSREITMSQAYQNMCAGMYKTMIALDMDRKVRKPQFELDSEQVRYEHRFAPFNSVVTPPPVHYIQFKEMSDLKKYSPPPKSADLYMAASKHFQQAKLILENVPTPDPEVNRILKVAKPNIVVMKLLAGGHKETKVLPEFDFSAHKYFPVVRII, encoded by the exons ATGGTGATGAAGTCATCAGTTGAGGATGATGATGTGGGATGGGGACTGGGTGTCccagagaagatgaggaacaatGCAAACTGGGTGGACATTACACATGACTTCAAAGAGGCATGCAAAg AGCTCAACCTTGGGGAGTTGCTCCATGACAAATT CAGGTTTGGCCTGTTTGAGGCTATGTCTGCCATTGAGATGATGGACCCCAAGATGGACGCCGGGATGATTGGCAACCAGGTCAACAGGAAAGTCCTCAGCTTTGAACAGGCAGTCAAG GATGGTTCCATCAGAGTGAGGGACCTCAGTCTTCCAGAGCTGATTGGGATCATGGACACCTGTTTCTGCTGCTTG atcacCTGGCTGGAGGGTCACTCCCTAGCCCAGACAGTGTTCACCTGCCTGTACGTCCACAACCCCGACCTCATCGAGGACCCGGCCCTCAAGGCCTTCGCTCTGGGCATCCTCAAGGTGTGTGACATCGCCCGCGAGAAAGTCAACAAAGCCGCAGTGTTCGAGGAG GAGGATTTCCAGGCCATGACGTATGGCTTCAAGATGGCCAACAATGTGACAGATTTACGGGTTACAG GTATGCTAAAGGATGTGGAGGAAGAGTTACAGAGGAGAGTTAAG AGCACACGCAGTCGCCAGGGCGAGCAGCGGAACCCAGGGGTGGAGTTGGAA CATCAGCAATggatagcacttttcagtaggaTCAAGTTTACACGTCTTCTACTGACAGCGCTGATCGCCTTCACTAAgaaagag ACCAGCTCAGTGAGCGAAGCCCAGAAACTCATGCAGCAGGCAGCAGATCTCCTCCCAGCCCTCCACTCTAGTATCGAGCATGGCATTCAGTACCAGAACGATACTACTAAAGGAG ATCAACCGATCATGATGGGGTTTGAACCGCTGGTGAACCAGAGACTGCTGCCCCCCACCTTCCCCCGCTATGCCAAGATCCTCAAGAGGGAGGAGATGGTCAACTACTTCAGCAAGCTCATCGACCGCATCAAAACCGTGTGCGAGGTCATCAACACAACTAACCTACATGGAATTCTG GACTTTTTCTGCGAGTTCAGTGAGCAGTCCCCTTGCGTcctctccaggtctctgctgcAG ACAACGTTCCTGATAGATAATAAGAAAGTGTTTGGGACCCAACCAATGCAGGACTTGATCAAAGACGCTCTGAGGTACTTTGTCAGCCCGCCGGTGCTCTCCTCCAA GTGCTGCCTGCATAATAACCACCAGGCCAAGGACTACATTGACTCCTTTGTCACACACTGCTCAAGG CCCTTTTGCAGTCTCATCCAAATCCACGGACACAACCGCGCTCGGCAGAGAGACAAACTAGGCCACATCCTGGAGGAGTTTGCCACACTGCaggatgag GCAGAGAAGGTGGACGCGGCGCTGCACAGCCTGCTGATGAAGCTGGAGCCCCAGAGACAGCACCTGGCCTGCCTGGGCACCTGGATCCTCTACCACAACCTGCGCATCATGATCCAGTACCTGCTCAGCGGCTTTGAGCTGGAACTCTACAGCATGCACGAGTACTACTACATCTACTG gtatctGTCAGAGTTCCTGTACGCGTGGCTCATGTCCACACTGAGTCGGGCGGACAGCTCTCAGGTGGCTGAGGAGCGCCTCCTGGAGGAGCAGCAGAAAGGGCGCAGCAGCAAGAaaaccaagaagaagaagaaaggccAAGGGG CTCGCCCCCTCAGCAGAGAAATCACCATGAGCCAAGCCTACCAAAACATGTGTGCTGGCATGTACAAG ACTATGATCGCCCTGGATATGGACAGGAAGGTGCGGAAGCCGCAGTTTGAGTTGGACAGCGAGCAGGTGCGCTACGAGCACCGCTTTGCCCCCTTCAACAGCGTGGTCACGCCACCGCCAGTCCATTACATCCAGTTCAAG GAGATGTCCGATCTGAAGAAGTACAGTCCTCCTCCCAAGTCAGCTGACCTCTACATGGCGGCCAGCAAACACTTCCAGCAAGCCAAACTCATCCTGGAGAACGTCCCCACCCCTGACCCAGAG GTGAATCGGATCCTAAAAGTTGCCAAACCCAACATTGTGGTCATGAAGCTACTTGCCGGGGGGCACAAGGAGACAAAG GTACTACCAGAGTTTGATTTCTCTGCTCACAAGTACTTCCCTGTGGTCAGGATCATCTGA
- the LOC112263271 gene encoding N-alpha-acetyltransferase 35, NatC auxiliary subunit isoform X2 produces MVMKSSVEDDDVGWGLGVPEKMRNNANWVDITHDFKEACKELNLGELLHDKLFGLFEAMSAIEMMDPKMDAGMIGNQVNRKVLSFEQAVKDGSIRVRDLSLPELIGIMDTCFCCLITWLEGHSLAQTVFTCLYVHNPDLIEDPALKAFALGILKVCDIAREKVNKAAVFEEEDFQAMTYGFKMANNVTDLRVTGMLKDVEEELQRRVKSTRSRQGEQRNPGVELEHQQWIALFSRIKFTRLLLTALIAFTKKETSSVSEAQKLMQQAADLLPALHSSIEHGIQYQNDTTKGDQPIMMGFEPLVNQRLLPPTFPRYAKILKREEMVNYFSKLIDRIKTVCEVINTTNLHGILDFFCEFSEQSPCVLSRSLLQTTFLIDNKKVFGTQPMQDLIKDALRYFVSPPVLSSKCCLHNNHQAKDYIDSFVTHCSRPFCSLIQIHGHNRARQRDKLGHILEEFATLQDEAEKVDAALHSLLMKLEPQRQHLACLGTWILYHNLRIMIQYLLSGFELELYSMHEYYYIYWYLSEFLYAWLMSTLSRADSSQVAEERLLEEQQKGRSSKKTKKKKKGQGARPLSREITMSQAYQNMCAGMYKTMIALDMDRKVRKPQFELDSEQVRYEHRFAPFNSVVTPPPVHYIQFKEMSDLKKYSPPPKSADLYMAASKHFQQAKLILENVPTPDPEVNRILKVAKPNIVVMKLLAGGHKETKVLPEFDFSAHKYFPVVRII; encoded by the exons ATGGTGATGAAGTCATCAGTTGAGGATGATGATGTGGGATGGGGACTGGGTGTCccagagaagatgaggaacaatGCAAACTGGGTGGACATTACACATGACTTCAAAGAGGCATGCAAAg AGCTCAACCTTGGGGAGTTGCTCCATGACAAATT GTTTGGCCTGTTTGAGGCTATGTCTGCCATTGAGATGATGGACCCCAAGATGGACGCCGGGATGATTGGCAACCAGGTCAACAGGAAAGTCCTCAGCTTTGAACAGGCAGTCAAG GATGGTTCCATCAGAGTGAGGGACCTCAGTCTTCCAGAGCTGATTGGGATCATGGACACCTGTTTCTGCTGCTTG atcacCTGGCTGGAGGGTCACTCCCTAGCCCAGACAGTGTTCACCTGCCTGTACGTCCACAACCCCGACCTCATCGAGGACCCGGCCCTCAAGGCCTTCGCTCTGGGCATCCTCAAGGTGTGTGACATCGCCCGCGAGAAAGTCAACAAAGCCGCAGTGTTCGAGGAG GAGGATTTCCAGGCCATGACGTATGGCTTCAAGATGGCCAACAATGTGACAGATTTACGGGTTACAG GTATGCTAAAGGATGTGGAGGAAGAGTTACAGAGGAGAGTTAAG AGCACACGCAGTCGCCAGGGCGAGCAGCGGAACCCAGGGGTGGAGTTGGAA CATCAGCAATggatagcacttttcagtaggaTCAAGTTTACACGTCTTCTACTGACAGCGCTGATCGCCTTCACTAAgaaagag ACCAGCTCAGTGAGCGAAGCCCAGAAACTCATGCAGCAGGCAGCAGATCTCCTCCCAGCCCTCCACTCTAGTATCGAGCATGGCATTCAGTACCAGAACGATACTACTAAAGGAG ATCAACCGATCATGATGGGGTTTGAACCGCTGGTGAACCAGAGACTGCTGCCCCCCACCTTCCCCCGCTATGCCAAGATCCTCAAGAGGGAGGAGATGGTCAACTACTTCAGCAAGCTCATCGACCGCATCAAAACCGTGTGCGAGGTCATCAACACAACTAACCTACATGGAATTCTG GACTTTTTCTGCGAGTTCAGTGAGCAGTCCCCTTGCGTcctctccaggtctctgctgcAG ACAACGTTCCTGATAGATAATAAGAAAGTGTTTGGGACCCAACCAATGCAGGACTTGATCAAAGACGCTCTGAGGTACTTTGTCAGCCCGCCGGTGCTCTCCTCCAA GTGCTGCCTGCATAATAACCACCAGGCCAAGGACTACATTGACTCCTTTGTCACACACTGCTCAAGG CCCTTTTGCAGTCTCATCCAAATCCACGGACACAACCGCGCTCGGCAGAGAGACAAACTAGGCCACATCCTGGAGGAGTTTGCCACACTGCaggatgag GCAGAGAAGGTGGACGCGGCGCTGCACAGCCTGCTGATGAAGCTGGAGCCCCAGAGACAGCACCTGGCCTGCCTGGGCACCTGGATCCTCTACCACAACCTGCGCATCATGATCCAGTACCTGCTCAGCGGCTTTGAGCTGGAACTCTACAGCATGCACGAGTACTACTACATCTACTG gtatctGTCAGAGTTCCTGTACGCGTGGCTCATGTCCACACTGAGTCGGGCGGACAGCTCTCAGGTGGCTGAGGAGCGCCTCCTGGAGGAGCAGCAGAAAGGGCGCAGCAGCAAGAaaaccaagaagaagaagaaaggccAAGGGG CTCGCCCCCTCAGCAGAGAAATCACCATGAGCCAAGCCTACCAAAACATGTGTGCTGGCATGTACAAG ACTATGATCGCCCTGGATATGGACAGGAAGGTGCGGAAGCCGCAGTTTGAGTTGGACAGCGAGCAGGTGCGCTACGAGCACCGCTTTGCCCCCTTCAACAGCGTGGTCACGCCACCGCCAGTCCATTACATCCAGTTCAAG GAGATGTCCGATCTGAAGAAGTACAGTCCTCCTCCCAAGTCAGCTGACCTCTACATGGCGGCCAGCAAACACTTCCAGCAAGCCAAACTCATCCTGGAGAACGTCCCCACCCCTGACCCAGAG GTGAATCGGATCCTAAAAGTTGCCAAACCCAACATTGTGGTCATGAAGCTACTTGCCGGGGGGCACAAGGAGACAAAG GTACTACCAGAGTTTGATTTCTCTGCTCACAAGTACTTCCCTGTGGTCAGGATCATCTGA
- the LOC112263270 gene encoding ladderlectin-like, which produces MKVLSISVLLCVALTLREAAGQQQAVAVEQLSIVPVLEEAKETGPLKPLGDAPMDTIVELVENKVEHALPEEGEAEADALALVQAPAIRFLHCPDGWYLHQSRCFLFVNSYLPWHNAEEHCNTLHANLASVQNPRQYRFLQQLTTMANRHSAWIGGFYLQDRWLWIDRVGFYYENWYTHLDVDRNACIHLRTSVGWSNAHCGTGLPFICVKMSC; this is translated from the coding sequence ATGAAGGTCCTGAGCATCTCTGTATTACTCTGCGTGGCCTTAACTCTAAGGGAAGCAGCAGGGCAGCAGCAGGCTGTGGCAGTGGAACAACTAAGCATTGTTCCAGTTCTAGAGGAGGCTAAAGAGACTGGGCCACTGAAGCCACTGGGTGACGCTCCAATGGACACCATAGTAGAACTGGTAGAAAACAAAGTAGAGCATGCTCTACCTGAAGAAGGGGAAGCTGAGGCTGATGCTCTTGCGCTGGTCCAAGCACCAGCGATAAGGTTTTTGCACTGCCCTGATGGTTGGTACCTACATCAGTCGCGCTGTTTCCTCTTTGTGAACTCATACTTGCCGTGGCACAACGCAGAGGAACACTGCAACACTCTGCATGCAAACCTGGCCTCCGTTCAGAACCCCCGACAGTATCGCTTCCTGCAGCAGTTAACGACAATGGCCAACCGGCACAGCGCGTGGATCGGTGGATTCTATCTCCAAGACAGGTGGCTGTGGATCGACCGTGTAGGATTCTACTACGAAAACTGGTACACACACCTTGATGTGGACCGCAACGCTTGCATCCATCTGCGCACCTCAGTGGGCTGGTCAAATGCTCACTGTGGCACAGGTCTCCCATTCATCTGTGTGAAAATGTCCTGTTAG